A genomic segment from Bacillus cereus G9842 encodes:
- a CDS encoding non-ribosomal peptide synthetase, with protein MGDVIDIYGLSPLQKGILFHTLYDQDDEHSFSYIVQVGFLLGGQLDIATFEKAWEYVIHRHEVLRSVFVWEEVEKPLQAVYQRLPFTIHQEDWSTYPHDERAKKLQQFLNVDRRKGFLLDEAPLMRVTAIKEAKEETRIIWTHHHILLDGWSVSLVFSEVMEVYLKMIKGELLNLPKPLPYKKYIQWINKQDQSQAEEFWKEELKGFYAPTPLAMERKEQGQEKGYGECAYQVSEELTESLQEWVRNSRLTLNTLVQGAWAYLMSRYSGDSDVVFGVTSAGRPTDLMGAENMVGLFINTLPTRIRLTDNTSVVDWLRKIQMKEMERRQYEYNSLIDIQGWSEVPRNSSLFHTLYVFENYPIQGERNDDLRLLDVTSTEQTNYPLTLIVMPGKKITLKLMYDRSYFNEETINLIQNHLLQILIQMTKSLDSKLFEITHLTEEEQIQLLEEWNHTQVNYSAEGMIHTMFEEQVKKTPEAIAASYENEQITYKELEKRANQLAHYLQKHGVGPESLVGVYMERSLQMMIALLGILKSGAAYVPLDPTYPESRLRYILEDAGIEVLVTEENSKNLFVSENIETICMNKDYTAIEKEESTPCISGVTGENLAYVMYTSGSTGNPKGVMIEHHSVINYLEWMQHKYPLSEKDVVLQKTPFSFDVSVWELFWGIHVGASVSFLPPGGEKDPSIIAEVIKQHQVTIVQFVPSMLSVFLDHFNRIELNMNCSSVRHVFSGGEELSSGLVRRFQQKWNYSGQVKLTNFYGPTEATIYVNAFDIQPNQEFVSIGQPIQNTQLYVLDQNQRLQSIGIEGELYIGGAGLARGYLNRPNLTAEKFVSHPFQLGERLYRTGDSVRYLTDGNIEFIGRMDHQVKMRGFRIELGEIEATLEKCSFIKEAVVLVREDRPGDQRLVAYVISDENTEEWREYLQKQLPNHMIPAHFVELEHFPLTPNGKIDRKALPIPDEQAIGDLNVLPRTPSEELIASVWGQVLGIENIGIQDSFFERGGHSLLATQIVSRLQELFQIKIPLRELFKHDTVEALAKRVDQLRKEDKEREVAPLVPMKREEVIPLSYAQKRLWFIDQLMPNSAMYNIHAACRLTGKWSIEALEVGWNQLLERHESLRTTILEQEDEPFQQVQSHVFRHIPQTNLTDLSLEDREREMKRLIQNEAEEPFHLGQGPLIRTRILKVDREEWVLICTMHHIISDGWSMGILLEEWMAFYEGALTGKPVELKELSIQYADFVMWQKEWQKEENLNQHLQYWKEELSGELPVLQLPMDRPRPAVQTHRGASQSLIVANSLQEKLKDLSLQEGCTLFMTLMAAYQSFLSRYTGQDDIIVGSPIANRNVKEIEGLIGFFANTLVYRADFSENPTFQELLSQVRKKALKAYEYQDIPFEKVVESVKPERNTSHSPIFQTMFTLQNTKQEFLQLSERQMELMESHASVAKFDLSLFASETEEGLSLTFEYNTDLFNDTTIERMASHFKHWLNQIVSHPKCVLSELNMLSKVEYKQLLEEWNKSRVIDMEESTIHTMFEEQVKKTPEAIAVVCEDEELTYRELDERSNQLAHYLQKNGVTCESLVGVCVTRSSEMIVGLLGIMKAGGAYVPIDPAYPESRLQYILEDAQIKVLVTQEKLQQKMVIPKFVNVICIDRNRAEIEQEVTTVCTSEVTGDNLAYIIYTSGSTGNPKGVMIEHRNTVTMIHWAHHTYSRKELAGVLASTSLSFDLSVFEVFVPLTMGGKVIVTENALHLEKLSSKGVTLVNTVPSAAKELVRAKTIPSSVKVMNLAGEPLPYSLVQDLYERNTIEKVYNLYGPSEDTTYSTYMELEKGVMHRVPPIGKPIFNTEVYVLSAEQKMVPIGVVGELYIGGSGLARGYLKRPDLTKNRFIPHPFKEGERIYRTGDLVRYLPDGNLEYVGRIDHQVKIRGFRIELGEIEAILQRHTLVNEAIVMVREDYPGDPRLIAYVVGDGDAQKWRDYLKDQLPNYMIPAYFVGLNAFPLTPNGKIDRKALPAPEKQEIASGYIAPRTSTEKTIVSIWHEVLGMENIGIQDSFFEIGGHSLLATQAVSNLKEAFAIDIPLHDLFMFHTVEQLAEQIDQLLDNKNQEMQNGSKENVSLQDYIQKEAEVSNDEELLELLKQLEELSEEEAQGIFESNLIEEGVKK; from the coding sequence ATGGGAGACGTTATTGATATATATGGTTTATCACCTTTGCAAAAAGGAATACTGTTTCATACTTTATACGATCAAGATGATGAACATTCATTTTCCTATATTGTACAAGTAGGCTTCTTGCTCGGGGGGCAATTGGATATTGCTACTTTTGAAAAGGCCTGGGAATATGTTATTCATCGACATGAGGTTTTACGTTCAGTATTTGTGTGGGAGGAAGTAGAAAAACCACTACAAGCGGTTTACCAACGTCTTCCTTTTACTATTCATCAAGAGGATTGGAGCACCTATCCACATGATGAAAGGGCGAAGAAATTACAACAGTTTTTGAATGTAGATCGTAGAAAAGGATTTTTATTGGATGAAGCACCATTGATGAGAGTCACTGCGATTAAAGAGGCAAAAGAGGAAACGAGAATTATTTGGACACATCATCATATTTTGCTAGATGGATGGAGTGTGTCATTGGTCTTTAGTGAAGTGATGGAAGTTTATCTCAAGATGATAAAGGGAGAATTGTTGAATCTTCCTAAACCTCTTCCTTATAAAAAATATATTCAATGGATAAATAAACAAGATCAAAGTCAAGCAGAGGAATTTTGGAAAGAAGAATTAAAAGGGTTCTATGCACCTACTCCATTAGCAATGGAAAGAAAGGAACAAGGACAAGAGAAGGGTTATGGAGAATGTGCTTATCAAGTATCTGAGGAACTTACTGAGAGTTTACAAGAGTGGGTACGAAATAGTCGATTAACGTTGAATACGTTAGTACAAGGTGCATGGGCTTATTTGATGAGTAGGTATAGCGGTGACAGTGACGTCGTATTTGGCGTAACTAGCGCTGGGCGTCCTACTGATTTAATGGGAGCAGAGAATATGGTGGGGCTATTTATTAACACATTACCTACCAGAATTCGATTAACGGATAATACATCAGTAGTAGATTGGCTTCGTAAAATACAAATGAAAGAAATGGAACGAAGACAGTATGAGTATAATTCGTTGATAGATATTCAAGGCTGGAGTGAGGTTCCGCGAAATAGCTCCTTATTTCATACCTTGTATGTGTTTGAAAATTATCCAATTCAAGGTGAGAGAAATGATGATTTAAGATTACTAGATGTTACAAGCACGGAACAAACAAATTATCCTTTAACACTCATTGTAATGCCCGGTAAGAAAATTACTTTAAAGTTGATGTATGATCGAAGCTATTTTAATGAAGAAACAATAAATCTGATTCAGAATCACTTATTGCAAATATTAATTCAGATGACGAAGAGCCTAGATTCAAAACTATTTGAAATTACTCATTTAACAGAAGAAGAACAGATACAGTTACTAGAGGAATGGAATCATACTCAAGTTAATTATTCGGCTGAAGGCATGATTCATACGATGTTTGAGGAGCAAGTTAAAAAAACACCGGAAGCAATCGCGGCTAGTTACGAAAATGAACAAATTACCTATAAAGAGTTGGAGAAGCGTGCAAATCAGCTAGCTCATTATTTACAAAAGCATGGTGTAGGCCCAGAGTCTCTAGTTGGAGTATATATGGAACGTTCATTACAAATGATGATAGCGTTATTAGGTATTCTAAAATCAGGAGCAGCGTATGTTCCACTTGACCCTACTTATCCAGAGAGTCGGCTTCGATATATATTAGAGGATGCTGGAATCGAAGTACTAGTGACGGAAGAGAATTCTAAAAATTTGTTTGTATCTGAAAATATAGAAACGATTTGTATGAATAAAGATTACACTGCAATTGAAAAAGAAGAATCAACCCCATGTATAAGTGGTGTAACAGGAGAAAATTTAGCGTATGTTATGTATACTTCAGGATCTACAGGGAATCCAAAGGGAGTAATGATTGAGCATCATTCAGTAATTAATTATCTAGAATGGATGCAACATAAATATCCGCTTTCTGAAAAGGATGTGGTCTTGCAGAAAACGCCATTCTCATTTGATGTCTCTGTTTGGGAATTGTTTTGGGGCATTCACGTTGGTGCCAGTGTATCTTTCCTACCTCCAGGTGGAGAAAAAGATCCTTCCATTATAGCTGAAGTGATTAAACAACATCAGGTTACTATAGTTCAATTTGTACCTTCAATGTTATCTGTTTTCTTAGATCACTTCAATCGTATTGAATTGAACATGAATTGTTCGTCCGTACGCCATGTATTTTCTGGTGGAGAAGAACTAAGTTCAGGGTTAGTTAGACGATTTCAACAGAAATGGAATTATAGTGGACAAGTGAAATTAACCAACTTTTATGGACCAACTGAAGCCACTATTTATGTGAATGCATTTGATATTCAGCCTAATCAAGAATTTGTTTCTATTGGGCAGCCAATACAGAACACGCAATTATATGTATTAGACCAAAATCAACGCTTGCAATCAATAGGAATTGAGGGTGAGTTATATATTGGTGGTGCTGGTTTAGCACGTGGATACTTAAATCGTCCGAATCTTACTGCTGAAAAATTCGTTTCGCATCCATTCCAATTGGGGGAACGACTATATCGAACAGGAGATTCAGTAAGATATCTAACTGATGGAAATATAGAATTTATAGGTAGAATGGACCATCAAGTCAAAATGCGTGGTTTTAGGATTGAATTAGGAGAAATTGAAGCCACTTTAGAAAAATGTTCGTTTATTAAAGAGGCTGTCGTATTAGTTAGAGAAGATCGTCCAGGTGATCAACGATTGGTTGCATATGTAATAAGCGATGAAAATACCGAGGAGTGGAGAGAGTATTTACAAAAACAATTACCGAATCATATGATTCCAGCGCACTTTGTAGAGTTAGAACACTTCCCGCTTACTCCGAATGGGAAAATTGACCGAAAGGCCTTGCCAATACCTGATGAGCAAGCTATTGGAGATTTAAATGTTCTACCTCGGACGCCATCGGAAGAGCTTATTGCCTCGGTTTGGGGTCAAGTGTTAGGGATAGAAAATATTGGTATTCAGGATTCCTTCTTTGAACGTGGTGGGCACTCACTACTTGCTACTCAAATCGTCTCTCGGTTACAAGAACTGTTCCAAATTAAAATTCCATTACGTGAACTTTTCAAGCACGATACAGTGGAAGCATTGGCGAAACGAGTGGATCAGTTACGAAAAGAAGATAAAGAACGAGAGGTTGCTCCTCTTGTACCTATGAAACGAGAAGAAGTTATCCCACTTTCCTATGCGCAGAAACGTCTATGGTTTATTGATCAATTAATGCCAAATAGTGCGATGTACAATATTCATGCAGCGTGTCGCTTAACAGGTAAATGGTCAATTGAAGCATTGGAGGTCGGATGGAATCAATTGTTGGAGCGTCATGAATCATTAAGGACGACAATTCTAGAACAAGAGGATGAACCTTTTCAACAGGTTCAATCTCATGTGTTCAGACATATTCCTCAAACGAATCTAACAGATCTTTCTTTGGAAGATAGGGAAAGAGAAATGAAACGCCTTATTCAAAACGAGGCGGAGGAACCATTTCATTTGGGACAAGGTCCTCTGATTCGAACACGAATATTGAAAGTGGACAGGGAAGAATGGGTTCTCATTTGTACGATGCATCATATTATTTCAGATGGATGGTCAATGGGAATCTTACTTGAAGAATGGATGGCTTTTTATGAAGGAGCACTAACCGGAAAACCAGTGGAATTGAAGGAGTTATCTATCCAATATGCAGATTTTGTCATGTGGCAGAAGGAATGGCAAAAAGAGGAGAATTTGAATCAGCACCTTCAATATTGGAAGGAAGAATTATCTGGGGAACTACCGGTTTTACAATTACCGATGGATCGTCCTCGACCTGCAGTTCAAACCCATCGTGGTGCAAGTCAGTCCTTAATAGTGGCGAATTCCCTACAGGAAAAGCTCAAAGATTTAAGTCTGCAAGAAGGATGCACTTTATTTATGACATTGATGGCAGCGTATCAAAGCTTCCTTTCTCGTTATACAGGACAGGACGACATTATAGTTGGAAGCCCAATCGCTAATCGAAATGTGAAAGAGATTGAGGGATTAATAGGATTCTTTGCAAACACGTTGGTTTATCGAGCTGATTTCAGTGAAAATCCGACGTTCCAAGAACTTTTGTCGCAGGTAAGAAAAAAAGCGCTAAAAGCATACGAGTATCAGGACATCCCATTTGAGAAAGTGGTAGAATCCGTAAAACCTGAACGGAATACAAGTCATTCACCAATATTCCAAACTATGTTTACTTTACAGAATACGAAACAAGAGTTTCTTCAGCTATCTGAAAGACAAATGGAACTCATGGAAAGCCATGCTTCTGTTGCCAAATTTGATTTGAGTTTATTTGCTTCTGAGACGGAAGAAGGATTATCACTAACCTTTGAATATAATACTGATTTGTTTAATGATACAACCATTGAACGTATGGCAAGTCATTTTAAACATTGGTTAAATCAAATTGTCTCTCATCCAAAATGTGTACTATCAGAACTGAATATGTTATCGAAAGTAGAATATAAGCAACTACTAGAGGAATGGAATAAATCGCGTGTTATAGATATGGAAGAAAGTACGATTCATACAATGTTTGAAGAACAGGTGAAAAAAACACCAGAAGCAATTGCAGTAGTGTGCGAAGATGAAGAACTAACATATCGAGAGTTGGACGAACGCTCGAATCAGTTGGCACATTATTTACAAAAAAATGGTGTAACATGCGAATCATTAGTTGGGGTTTGCGTTACACGTTCATCCGAGATGATTGTCGGTCTTTTAGGAATTATGAAGGCGGGAGGAGCATATGTCCCAATTGATCCAGCGTATCCGGAAAGTCGACTGCAGTACATTTTAGAAGATGCTCAAATAAAGGTACTGGTGACGCAGGAAAAGTTACAACAAAAAATGGTTATACCTAAATTCGTCAACGTGATTTGTATTGATCGTAATCGAGCAGAAATAGAACAAGAAGTAACTACGGTATGTACGAGTGAAGTGACGGGCGATAACTTAGCCTATATTATCTATACTTCAGGTTCCACTGGAAATCCAAAGGGAGTAATGATTGAGCACAGGAATACAGTAACAATGATTCATTGGGCGCACCACACGTATTCCCGAAAGGAATTAGCGGGAGTGTTAGCTTCAACTTCGCTATCTTTTGATTTATCCGTTTTTGAAGTATTTGTTCCCTTAACGATGGGTGGTAAGGTGATTGTCACTGAAAATGCTCTACATCTAGAGAAGTTGTCTTCCAAAGGTGTGACTTTGGTTAATACTGTGCCATCGGCAGCAAAGGAACTGGTTCGAGCAAAAACAATACCTTCTTCGGTAAAGGTGATGAATTTGGCTGGAGAACCATTGCCATATTCGCTTGTTCAAGATTTATACGAGAGAAATACGATTGAAAAGGTGTACAACCTATATGGACCGTCCGAAGATACTACGTATTCCACGTATATGGAATTAGAAAAGGGTGTCATGCATAGGGTCCCACCGATTGGTAAACCAATATTCAATACAGAAGTATATGTACTAAGTGCTGAACAAAAAATGGTTCCAATTGGTGTAGTTGGTGAGTTGTACATTGGTGGATCAGGATTAGCACGTGGATATTTAAAGCGCCCTGACTTAACGAAAAATCGTTTTATACCGCATCCGTTTAAAGAAGGAGAGCGAATATACCGGACTGGAGATTTAGTAAGGTATTTGCCGGATGGAAATTTGGAGTATGTTGGGCGAATCGATCATCAGGTGAAAATTCGTGGGTTCCGGATTGAACTAGGAGAAATTGAAGCGATATTACAAAGGCATACACTAGTTAACGAAGCTATTGTGATGGTGCGGGAAGATTATCCTGGCGACCCACGTTTGATTGCCTATGTTGTAGGAGACGGAGATGCTCAAAAGTGGCGTGATTATCTCAAGGATCAACTACCAAATTATATGATCCCAGCCTATTTTGTTGGATTAAATGCATTTCCACTCACTCCTAATGGGAAAATTGATAGGAAGGCTTTACCAGCACCAGAGAAACAGGAGATAGCAAGTGGTTATATTGCTCCTCGTACGTCTACGGAAAAAACAATCGTTTCGATATGGCATGAAGTTTTAGGTATGGAAAACATCGGAATTCAGGATTCGTTTTTTGAAATTGGTGGCCATTCATTACTTGCTACGCAAGCTGTTTCTAATCTTAAAGAGGCTTTTGCAATCGACATACCATTGCATGATTTATTTATGTTTCATACGGTGGAGCAATTGGCAGAACAGATTGATCAATTGCTCGATAACAAAAATCAAGAAATGCAGAATGGTAGTAAGGAGAATGTAAGTCTTCAAGACTATATTCAAAAGGAAGCAGAAGTGAGTAATGATGAAGAATTACTGGAACTACTTAAGCAATTAGAAGAGCTATCAGAGGAAGAAGCACAAGGGATATTCGAGAGTAATTTGATTGAGGAAGGGGTAAAAAAATGA